A region of the Cyanobium usitatum str. Tous genome:
CGATGCCTGGGAACGGCCAGGGGTTCGGCGAGGTACTCGTGACCGGCAACCCCACCAACAACATCCTGATGCTCAATGCTCTGCCGCCGCCGCCGCCGAAACACGTCTATCGGCTCTGGGCAAACGTGAACGGCCGGCCGGTGGGCTGCGTCTCCTTCAAACCCACCGCCCAGGGCCATGTAGCCATGCTGATCCCCCCTTTCCCCACCAGCCAGGCCAGCAGCCTCAGCGTCAGTGTGGAAGCAGACCCCCTCGGCGCAGCACCCACTGGCCCGCGGGTGTTGACCAGCACTATTTGAGCCTCTCCATGGTGAATGAGGCGTGCTTGCCGTCCACCGGCACCGATGGCCTCAACGGCGAGATCGGCCACAGGGGCTGATCAGGCAGTCGCAGACCAACTGCCGTGCAGCCCATAGGGAATGGCGAGGGGAAGCTCGAGCACGGCTTTCTCTGTCATATCGGCAGCGTTGAGGATCACCAGATCCGTGGCGCAGCGAGCCCCGTTCCAAACCGGCACCAACACCCAGCCCCTATCTTCGGCAGAGCTGTCTTCGGCCGGCACCATCACCGGTTCGGTGACAAAACCGCGGGGGGCCGCACTCCAAACCAGGCGTTCGCCGGTTTGCAAGTCGAGCTTCTCAATCGCCTGGAGCGGATCATTACCCCGCTCCCGCTCCGCCACCGCCATCCAGGCGAAGCGGGCGTTTAGGCCCTGCTTTGCCGGATTAACCATGGCGAACTCACAGCAGCGCTGCTCCAGCCACTCGCTCTTAACCGTGCCGCTGCGGGGATCTATCCGGCAACGGCGCAACTGCCCCTCAGGTATGGAGTCGAAATCAATTTCGCGGTAGTCAACCTCGGGGCCTATGGAAGGAAAATCGTCGTAGTAGATCGAATCCACCACCACCTCGCCGGTGGCCGGATCCTCAAATGCATTGAGGTGGTGGAACACAAAGCCTTCAGGAGCAGGTAGCAGCAGCGGCCGGGCGCCAGCGTGGTGACCCGGCTGGCGGGGCACCAACCAAAACTGGCCGGCTTCGCCGGGCTTGGAAGCCAGGCATTGGGCCGCCCCCTTCTGGCCAAGCACAAACGGCAGGGGGTTAAACGCCACAGCGTTCTGCAGAAACACAGCCCAGCTGGGTGTAATCGCGAAATCGTGCAGGAAGGCAAATCCCTTGAAGCTGTGGCGGCTGTCAGCCACCAGATCACCGGCGCGCACACCATCTGGCTGGTCTGCGCTGGCAAATTCCATCAGGCGAATGGTGCTGGTGGGGCCCGCCTTGACGCCGAAGGTGACCATGCGGGGCTCGCCGTGGTGACCAGGATCGAAGCGAGGGTGGGCGCTGAAAGCTTCGCCTGGCTTGAGCAGACCCTCCAGCCGCGAGAGCCCCCTGGTCTCGAGGGTGCGGGGATCAAGGGCGTGGGGCTCGGCCGCTTCCCAAAGCGCCAGCAGCTGGTCACCCAACTGCACCGCATGGGTGTTGGCGATGTTCTTGAGGCGCAGATCAAAAGCATTGGCGAGTGGCCCGCCAGGCTTCTGGGTGCCGAAGACCCCCCGATAAACGAAGCGACCGGCCTGCTCCTCTGCCAGCCAGCCCTCGGTGCGCACAAAGCGGTTGGTGAGTCGGGCTTGGCCCCCTTCAAACCGGAAGGCACTGATCATGCCGTCACCATCAAATGGGTGATGAACCCACTGGCCACCACGCTCGAGCCGGCCTGGCCCGTTGCGGAACAAAGTGCCCTTGAGCTCAGCCGGAATCGTGCCGCGCACGGGCTCCAAGGGAACGTCGCTTAGTTCAACACCGACGTTGCGAAAGGCGCTGGACCAATCGTGGCGCTCATAGGCAGGCTGAAAACCGGTGGGCTGAGAGGCGGTAGCTGTCATCCTGGCGATCCCGCGTCAGCGTTTGCGAATTGTGTCGAAAATAGGTCGGCATAAGGGCCGCCGCGAGCCAGCAGGGTGGCGTGATTTCCCGACTCAACCACTCGCCCGCCCGCAATCACACAAATGCAGTCGGCATTAACCACAGTGGAGAGGCGATGGGCCACCACCAAGGTGGTGCGATCAGCCATCAATCGGTCTAGGGCTTCTTGCACCACCTGCTCAGAAGCTGAGTCGAGGGCAGAGGTGGCCTCGTCAAGAAATAGCAAGGGCGCATCCTTAATTAATGCGCGCGCAATTGCAATCCGCTGACGCTGGCCGCCGGAGAGCATCGTGCCATTTTCGCCAATAAGGGTGGCATAGCCCTCGGGCAGCTGAATAATAAAATCGTGTGCATTCGCAGCCCGCGCAGCAGCCTCAATTTGGGACGCCGAAGCTGACGCCAATCCATAGGCAATGTTATTAGCAACAGTGTCGTTAAAAAGGAATGTATTTTGATCAACAACTGAAATCAAGGAGCGCAGCGATGCCAGGGAAAGCTGGCGAATATCAATGCCATCAATCGATATAACGCCGGAGCTGGGGTCGTAAAAACGGCAGAATAAGTCAATTATGGTAGTTTTGCCGCCACCACTTGATCCAACCAAAGCGACGGTGCTACTGCAACTCAACTCTAAAGATAGGTCATCGATGACCAGATCATCGCCATAGGCAAAACAGACATTCCTGGCCACAAGACCTTCAGAAATGTTGTTTAAGGACTTGGGACTGGAAGCCTCAGGAGGCTCAGGCTTGGTATCAAGAATATTGAATAAATCACTAGCAGCAGAAACACCTTGCTGCAATACTGAATTAGATTTAGCAATCCCCTTAAAAGGTGCATAGCACAGGTAGAGAGAAGTCAGGAAGGCAAAGAAATTACCAGTAGTACGCGTACCTGCTATTACATTTTCACCGCCGTATACCAAAACCGCACTAAAACCAATCGCGCCTATAACTTCCATTAATGGCTGGTTAGCAAGCTTGGCCCTAGTTGTCTTTAGGGCGGCCCTTAAAACCGATTGATTCTCTTGGTCAAACCTCGACAACTCATAGGCCTGCATGCCGAAGATCTTGACCACCCGCAAACCGATTACCGACTCTTGCAGGAATGAAGCCAACTTGGCAAGGCTGAGCTGGCCTTTACTAGAGTGACGCCTAACTTTTTTAGATGAGTTAAGAATCGGCAAAATCGCTAGAGGGAAAAGAATGAAAGCTATTAACGACAACAGCCAATCTTGATAGAAAGCCACGCAAACCAAAACCAGAAGAGTTAGGGAATCTTTAAATATGGATGAAAAACCATCAACAATTCCGCTCTTGACAAGTGATACATCCGTGAGCACTCGAGACACCAGCACGGTGGAGGAGTTGCGATCCACATAGGACTGGGGCAAATCCAATATTCGCTCAGCAAGTTGATGGCGCAAGTCAGCCGTGATTGACTGACCAACAGTTTCAGTCAGATAGGCCCCTAAGTATTGGGACACCGCCCTAAGCACTATCACAACAAGTATAACTACAGGCGCCAAATACAAGCGACTTCGATCACTCGAGGGCAATATATCGTCAAAAAGGTAGCGAATTACCAACGGCACAAAGCCGGTAGATGCGCCATACAAAAAATTAAAGAACAGGGCTAGGGAAAAGCCAGGCCACAAATGGCTGCGCCCATAAAAAGCCAGCCGTTGATAAATTTGCGTGCTCACTTAAGCAAGCCCACTAATTCATCGGCTGCTCGCCTGGATGCGCCAGGGGGTCCCATGGTTGCCTGCAACTCCTGCACAGATTGATTAAACAAGTCCCGGTTAGCGTCGAGGCTGCGCAGGGATCTCACAATTTTGTCAGCCGTCACATGCCTCTGAACCAACTCTGGAAATAACTGGCGTCCGAGAATAACATTGGGCAGACCCATAGAGCGCTGGCCAATTACCAGCCTGGCAATCAAATAGGTAAGCCAGGAGAAGCGATAAAGAATCACATGGGGACAGCCCAGCAAGGCTGCCTCGAGCGTGGCTGTGCCAGAGGCGATAACGCCAGCATCGGCAGCATGCAGCAGGTTATGGGCGTCGCCATCAACCAGGGGAACCGGCAGCGCCTCTCCAGCATTCGCCTGCTCCAAATAGGAGCGATCGATGGTGGGCGCCTTAAGTAAGACAACCTGCCAACCATCGAGTTTGAGCTGGTTGGCAGCTTTCAGCATGGCGGGCAGCAGCATCCGCACCTCTGCC
Encoded here:
- a CDS encoding carotenoid oxygenase family protein, with translation MTATASQPTGFQPAYERHDWSSAFRNVGVELSDVPLEPVRGTIPAELKGTLFRNGPGRLERGGQWVHHPFDGDGMISAFRFEGGQARLTNRFVRTEGWLAEEQAGRFVYRGVFGTQKPGGPLANAFDLRLKNIANTHAVQLGDQLLALWEAAEPHALDPRTLETRGLSRLEGLLKPGEAFSAHPRFDPGHHGEPRMVTFGVKAGPTSTIRLMEFASADQPDGVRAGDLVADSRHSFKGFAFLHDFAITPSWAVFLQNAVAFNPLPFVLGQKGAAQCLASKPGEAGQFWLVPRQPGHHAGARPLLLPAPEGFVFHHLNAFEDPATGEVVVDSIYYDDFPSIGPEVDYREIDFDSIPEGQLRRCRIDPRSGTVKSEWLEQRCCEFAMVNPAKQGLNARFAWMAVAERERGNDPLQAIEKLDLQTGERLVWSAAPRGFVTEPVMVPAEDSSAEDRGWVLVPVWNGARCATDLVILNAADMTEKAVLELPLAIPYGLHGSWSATA
- a CDS encoding ABC transporter ATP-binding protein, which translates into the protein MSTQIYQRLAFYGRSHLWPGFSLALFFNFLYGASTGFVPLVIRYLFDDILPSSDRSRLYLAPVVILVVIVLRAVSQYLGAYLTETVGQSITADLRHQLAERILDLPQSYVDRNSSTVLVSRVLTDVSLVKSGIVDGFSSIFKDSLTLLVLVCVAFYQDWLLSLIAFILFPLAILPILNSSKKVRRHSSKGQLSLAKLASFLQESVIGLRVVKIFGMQAYELSRFDQENQSVLRAALKTTRAKLANQPLMEVIGAIGFSAVLVYGGENVIAGTRTTGNFFAFLTSLYLCYAPFKGIAKSNSVLQQGVSAASDLFNILDTKPEPPEASSPKSLNNISEGLVARNVCFAYGDDLVIDDLSLELSCSSTVALVGSSGGGKTTIIDLFCRFYDPSSGVISIDGIDIRQLSLASLRSLISVVDQNTFLFNDTVANNIAYGLASASASQIEAAARAANAHDFIIQLPEGYATLIGENGTMLSGGQRQRIAIARALIKDAPLLFLDEATSALDSASEQVVQEALDRLMADRTTLVVAHRLSTVVNADCICVIAGGRVVESGNHATLLARGGPYADLFSTQFANADAGSPG